A genomic segment from Oceanibaculum indicum P24 encodes:
- a CDS encoding TonB-dependent receptor — translation MKRMVKATGKAAFLACLAGTAAAETYNLEPVVVESGTIHSSQSVRQSVESAGESTRSNSYVDGSVIQNLNPVNTGDALRYSTLGIINPPGTGDRFGGGSKIRTSGDWGASRSIDGLPAFKAADQEGGGYTNTTIPSIAIESIGVLRGGRAVGYGDGTDGGVLETRIKSGRGYKDHAAVSLDLSSAMEANTQAEVAHGTEKWDYYVAGSWLQAAYDGDPENLDAQHVRGGLGKFGYNFSEDTRVELLGIMNRSEPDIIRSGNEEAIRSSSNVLALTADHRLSDTQSLRAGLFHNDSHTLWAARSRDREINNNILFADHYLDVPLSDRVQYLGTVGGELKRTEYLRDNQWDANFTDVALKSINTLRFDDNLAVTAGVRHTWFENDVKLNGVEQADTLAEDRIWSYELGAAYSVLPDTRVRASVATGYNRFFEKYGNFGSDALNSVGAGDEIVESLTYEIGVRQDFSFGHLDVALFDTEQDGVPRRNAGAIESMTVDQQGLEVEALWRASKKLTFTANYFQILDMKATRADGSDANGNIFFGTNGVSLPDYQLSVQATYALTDKVTLWGLAYNTGGYEAENLDGTITEREGFTKLDIGGSWKVQPNWALRARVENVFDERTFGSTIVGTTANDGGNLGTVFWIGTDYTF, via the coding sequence ATGAAGCGCATGGTTAAGGCAACCGGCAAGGCTGCCTTCCTCGCCTGCCTGGCCGGTACGGCGGCGGCGGAGACCTATAATCTGGAGCCTGTGGTGGTCGAAAGCGGCACCATCCACAGCTCGCAATCGGTCCGGCAGAGCGTCGAGTCGGCCGGCGAATCGACCCGCAGTAACAGCTATGTCGATGGTTCGGTCATTCAGAACCTGAACCCGGTGAACACTGGCGATGCGCTGCGCTATTCCACGCTGGGCATCATCAACCCGCCGGGCACCGGCGACCGTTTCGGCGGCGGCAGCAAGATTCGCACCTCCGGCGACTGGGGCGCCTCGCGCTCCATCGACGGGCTGCCGGCCTTCAAGGCGGCGGACCAGGAAGGCGGCGGCTACACCAACACCACCATTCCTTCCATTGCCATCGAGAGCATCGGGGTGCTGCGCGGCGGGCGCGCCGTCGGCTATGGCGATGGCACGGATGGCGGCGTGCTGGAGACGCGCATCAAATCCGGCCGCGGCTACAAGGATCATGCGGCAGTGTCGCTGGACCTGAGTTCCGCCATGGAGGCCAACACCCAGGCGGAAGTCGCACATGGTACGGAGAAGTGGGATTATTACGTCGCCGGGAGCTGGCTGCAGGCCGCCTATGATGGCGATCCCGAGAATCTGGACGCGCAGCATGTGCGCGGCGGCCTCGGCAAGTTCGGCTACAATTTCAGCGAGGATACGCGAGTCGAGCTGCTGGGCATCATGAACCGCTCCGAGCCCGACATCATCCGCAGCGGCAATGAGGAGGCAATCCGCTCCTCCTCCAACGTGCTGGCGCTGACCGCCGACCATCGGCTGTCCGACACACAGAGCCTCCGCGCCGGCCTGTTCCACAATGACAGCCACACGCTGTGGGCCGCGCGCAGCCGCGACCGCGAGATCAACAACAACATCCTGTTCGCCGATCATTATCTGGACGTGCCGCTGAGCGACCGCGTGCAGTATCTCGGCACGGTCGGCGGCGAGCTGAAGCGCACCGAATATCTGCGGGACAATCAGTGGGATGCGAATTTCACCGATGTCGCGCTGAAATCGATCAACACGCTGCGTTTCGACGACAATCTGGCGGTCACCGCCGGTGTGCGCCACACCTGGTTCGAGAACGACGTGAAGCTGAACGGCGTGGAACAGGCGGATACGCTGGCCGAGGACAGGATCTGGTCCTACGAGCTGGGCGCCGCCTACAGCGTGCTGCCGGATACGCGGGTGCGGGCTTCCGTCGCCACCGGCTATAACCGCTTCTTCGAGAAGTACGGCAATTTCGGCAGCGATGCGCTGAATTCCGTGGGTGCCGGTGACGAGATCGTCGAATCCCTGACCTACGAGATCGGCGTGCGGCAGGATTTCAGCTTCGGCCATCTCGACGTCGCGCTGTTCGACACAGAGCAGGACGGCGTGCCGCGCCGCAATGCCGGCGCCATCGAAAGCATGACGGTGGACCAGCAGGGGCTGGAGGTTGAAGCGCTGTGGCGTGCCAGCAAGAAGCTGACCTTCACCGCCAATTATTTCCAGATCCTGGACATGAAGGCGACGCGGGCCGATGGCAGCGACGCCAATGGCAACATCTTCTTCGGCACCAATGGCGTGTCGCTGCCGGACTATCAGCTGAGCGTCCAGGCGACCTATGCCCTGACCGACAAGGTTACCCTGTGGGGGCTGGCCTATAACACCGGTGGTTACGAGGCGGAGAATCTGGACGGCACCATCACCGAGCGCGAGGGCTTCACCAAGCTCGATATCGGCGGTTCCTGGAAGGTGCAGCCGAACTGGGCACTGCGCGCCAGGGTCGAGAATGTGTTCGACGAACGCACTTTCGGCTCCACCATCGTCGGCACCACGGCCAATGATGGCGGCAATCTCGGCACCGTGTTCTGGATCGGCACCGACTACACCTTCTAG